From the Winogradskyella forsetii genome, the window ATAATCGCTTTTACCACGAACATCGCTAATTGGTGAAATTTCATTTTGAAGGCTGTCATTGGCTTCCAAAATGGTTTCAGAAGTCAATGATTTCCCTATTAAAAATTTTGAAGTTTTATGTAAATACTTCGGAATTGCTGCAACACCTCCAACAGCGACATGTGCTTCCGAAATGGTATTATTTTCTATAGAAATATGAATGGCAGAATTGACACTGGCAATATCTAAATGAGTACGCTTACAGACTTTTTCAAAATTGAAATAGGATTGATTTGTTGGTAATTTGAACTTTATAGCTTTGATAAGTTCGCCTTCTCTTAAATCGAATGTCTTATAATCTTGATAGAAATTTTTAAGTGCAACCGTTCTTTCGTTTTGGTTCTTGTCAATAATTATAATGTCACTATTTAAAGCCAAAAAGAAAATCGTCATATCGCCAATTGGCGACGCATTGACTAAGTTGCCACCAAAGGAAGCCATATTTCTAATTTGCTCTGAAGACACTAGCTTTAGATGCTTTTTGAGATTTGGAAAATAGTTGTTCAATTCAGAATGGTTCCATAAATCGGAGACGGTTGAATTTGTCCCCATAGTGCAAATCTCATTTTCAATTGTAATACCTTTTAAATACTCTTTTTCAGCTAATAGATGAACCGAATTATCGATGAGATTATCGGCTTGTTGAACGTATAAATCCGTTCCACCAGAAACATATTGTCCTTTGGGTTGGTGTAAATCTTTACGTTCTAAATCTTTCAGTCGCTCAGGAATGGTTTCAAAATACTCTGGAATAAAACCATTGTCAATCAACCAACTAAAGGACTCTGCCTTTTTACCTTCCAATTTTTCAACCACCTGATGCGCTGCTCTTTCAATCGATTTATAGCCTGTACATCTACAAATATTTCCGCTAATGGCATCTAGAGCATTGCTGTAATTCTTTTCAGAATTTGATAAGGCAAAGCCAGTTAGAGCGACCACGAAACCTGGAGTGCAAAATCCGCATTGTGTGGCGTAGTTGGCTTTCATGGCTTCCTGTGCTGTGGTTAATTTGTTTTTTAAATTGGTGCCTTCAACGGTCACAATATGTTTGCCATGTGCATTTCCCAATGGCGAAATACAAGAAGTAATGCTTTGATATTCTATAATTCCGTTCGCTTTTAATGTGCCCACTAAAACTGTACAAGCACCACAATCGCCTTCACGACAACCTATTTTGGTTCCTGTAAGACGTTGTTGGTAACGTACAAAATCCAATAAGGTCATTCCAGAATTTTCTGGTGTTTTTATAGTTCTGTTGTTTAGGATGAAGGTTATCAATGGTTAAAATTTATTTTTTCTAAAGATTTTAGCCTAAAAAGTTAAGGTTATCGAAATTGCTTTTTATTTTTTTTGAAAAAATTATCAATTTTCGGCTTTTTATCAGTTTGTTTAAATTTGTATGTAATGTTTTCAATTTTAGTTTTATTTTCTCTAAATGCAGTTTTACTCTTTACCATAAAACT encodes:
- a CDS encoding FAD binding domain-containing protein, with translation MITFILNNRTIKTPENSGMTLLDFVRYQQRLTGTKIGCREGDCGACTVLVGTLKANGIIEYQSITSCISPLGNAHGKHIVTVEGTNLKNKLTTAQEAMKANYATQCGFCTPGFVVALTGFALSNSEKNYSNALDAISGNICRCTGYKSIERAAHQVVEKLEGKKAESFSWLIDNGFIPEYFETIPERLKDLERKDLHQPKGQYVSGGTDLYVQQADNLIDNSVHLLAEKEYLKGITIENEICTMGTNSTVSDLWNHSELNNYFPNLKKHLKLVSSEQIRNMASFGGNLVNASPIGDMTIFFLALNSDIIIIDKNQNERTVALKNFYQDYKTFDLREGELIKAIKFKLPTNQSYFNFEKVCKRTHLDIASVNSAIHISIENNTISEAHVAVGGVAAIPKYLHKTSKFLIGKSLTSETILEANDSLQNEISPISDVRGKSDYKRLLARQLFFAHFTELFPEQFTLNHFVQHA